From a region of the Phaseolus vulgaris cultivar G19833 chromosome 6, P. vulgaris v2.0, whole genome shotgun sequence genome:
- the LOC137832266 gene encoding heavy metal-associated isoprenylated plant protein 33-like, which translates to MSKEEILKIQKCVLRVNIHCDGCKSKVKKILQKIDGVFTTEIDAEQGKVTVSGFVDPNVLIKKLAKSGKHAEIWGAPPKGNNNNGNNNQNNIANQMKNIQIDNGKGGGNNKGQKGGGNNQPKGNNQQGQHPQQQNPQQQQLQQHLQHLQQIKGFQDLKLPQFKEMKMPNQNPNPVKGVKFRPEEEDLSDDELDEEDDELDYEYEDEMDDPQYHPLNKMMMMKPPMGKPPMGNAPMTNGAQMMLNNTQMMLNNTMNAQKGGNGGGANGKKGGGGGGPGPVQVHNMGGGDGKIGNGGKKGGGGGGGGGNNHNQGGANKNNGGKNGGGMPDGKNGNNKNNGGGVVPNGNVNGGKKGNNGMGEGVQAMNMFPNMGGHTPSMVGANVGSMGNMNIPMGNMPMPQMGNIPAVQGLPAGAPMNGGGGGGGYFHHLGGGGGGPDMMPGNPYQQQQYMGAMMNQQRAMGNDRFQPMMYARPPVPVNYMYPSPYGYHAPPPHEPYSNFFNDENTSSCSVM; encoded by the exons ATGAGTAAAGAGGAGATTTTGAAGATACAG AAATGTGTTCTCAGAGTGAACATACACTGTGACGGGTGCAAGAGCAAAGTCAAGAAAATCTTGCAGAAGATTGATG GGGTGTTTACCACCGAGATAGATGCAGAACAGGGGAAGGTGACGGTTTCAGGGTTTGTGGACCCCAACGTTCTCATCAAGAAGCTTGCAAAGTCAGGAAAACATGCAGAAATCTGGGGTGCCCCTCCCAAAGGAAACAACAATAATGGCAACAACAACCAGAACAACATTGCTAACCAGATGAAGAACATACAAATTGACAATGGTAAAGGTGGGGGAAATAACAAGGGTCAAAAGGGTGGTGGGAATAACCAGCCCAAGGGTAATAATCAACAAGGGCAGCACCCCCAACAGCAGAACCCTCAACAACAGCAGCTTCAGCAGCATCTGCAACACCTTCAGCAGATCAAAGGGTTCCAAGATCTGAAGCTGCCTCAATTCAAGGAAATGAAGATGCCCAACCAGAACCCCAACCCCGTCAAAGGGGTGAAGTTCAGGCCTGAGGAAGAAGATTTATCAGATGATGAATTAGATGAAGAGGATGATGAGTTGGACTATGAGTATGAAGATGAAATGGATGATCCTCAGTATCATCCTCTGAataagatgatgatgatgaagccCCCTATGGGTAAGCCGCCTATGGGTAATGCCCCTATGACTAATGGGGCTCAGATGATGTTGAATAACACTCAGATGATGTTGAATAACACTATGAATGCTCAGAAAGGTGGCAATGGTGGTGGAGCTAATGGAAAGAAAGGAGGTGGCGGTGGAGGACCTGGGCCTGTGCAAGTGCATAACATGGGTGGTGGAGATGGAAAAATTGGTAATGGAGGAAAGAAAGGTGGTGGTGGCGGCGGCGGTGGAGGCAATAATCATAATCAAGGTGGAGCTAACAAAAACAACGGTGGCAAAAATGGAGGTGGAATGCCAGATGGTAAGAATggaaacaacaaaaataatggTGGTGGTGTTGTTCCAAATGGCAATGTGAATGGAGGAAAGAAGGGTAATAATGGAATGGGTGAAGGTGTTCAAGCTATGAACATGTTTCCAAACATGGGTGGACACACTCCTAGTATGGTTGGGGCTAATGTGGGTTCTATGGGTAACATGAACATTCCTATGGGCAACATGCCAATGCCCCAGATGGGTAACATCCCAGCAGTTCAAGGCCTACCAGCTGGTGCTCCCATGAATGGGGGTGGAGGCGGTGGAGGATACTTCCACCACCTTGGAGGTGGTGGCGGTGGTCCAGATATGATGCCTGGCAATCCTTACCAACAACAGCAATACATGGGTGCAATGATGAACCAACAAAGGGCAATGGGTAATGATAGATTTCAACCAATGATGTATGCTAGGCCTCCTGTGCCAGTCAATTATATGTACCCTTCTCCTTATGGCTACCATGCTCCTCCTCCTCACGAGCCATATTCCAACTTTTTCAATGATGAGAATACTTCCAGCTGCAGTGTTATGTGA